In Rhodanobacteraceae bacterium, a single window of DNA contains:
- a CDS encoding histone deacetylase family protein: MLIYTHPSCLDHDPGAGHPEHPGRLRAVLEALTSAFADRLCFVEAPAATDAQLLRVHSARLLAELREASPSVGRHRIDTDTAMSPASLAASLRSCGAVCAAVDAVLSGPERRIFCAVRPPGHHSSADQAMGFCLHNAIAVGAAHALQAHALERVAIVDFDVHHGNGTQAIFADEPRVQYISSHQSPLYPGSGHESDIGVGNLVNGQLHSGSGSPEFRRLWTGRLLPAIERFGPQLLLVSAGFDGHRLDPLADLNLGADDYRWLTLALLALSDKHCQGRLVSVLEGGYSLTALRDCSVAHVGAMLADLTGN, from the coding sequence ATGCTGATCTACACGCACCCGAGCTGCCTGGACCATGATCCGGGCGCAGGGCATCCAGAACATCCAGGCCGCTTGCGCGCGGTGCTCGAAGCGTTGACGTCCGCCTTCGCGGATCGGCTCTGCTTTGTTGAAGCCCCCGCGGCGACGGATGCGCAGCTGCTACGGGTCCACAGTGCCCGCCTGCTGGCTGAACTGCGTGAGGCTAGCCCATCGGTGGGCCGGCACAGGATCGATACCGATACCGCCATGTCGCCGGCCTCACTCGCCGCCAGTCTCAGGTCCTGCGGCGCGGTGTGCGCCGCAGTTGATGCCGTGCTATCTGGGCCAGAACGACGGATCTTCTGTGCGGTGCGGCCCCCTGGACATCACAGCAGCGCGGATCAGGCGATGGGCTTCTGCCTGCACAATGCGATCGCCGTCGGTGCCGCCCATGCCTTGCAGGCGCATGCGCTGGAGCGCGTGGCCATCGTCGACTTCGATGTCCACCACGGCAACGGCACCCAGGCCATCTTCGCCGACGAGCCGCGAGTGCAATACATTTCCAGCCACCAGTCGCCGCTGTACCCCGGCAGCGGACACGAGTCCGACATCGGTGTCGGCAATCTGGTCAATGGGCAGTTGCACTCCGGCAGCGGCAGCCCTGAGTTTCGGCGCTTGTGGACCGGGCGCCTGCTACCGGCCATCGAACGATTCGGGCCGCAGCTTCTGCTGGTGTCGGCAGGCTTCGACGGACACCGCCTGGACCCGCTGGCCGATCTGAACTTGGGTGCCGATGACTATCGTTGGCTCACGCTGGCCCTGCTCGCTCTATCCGACAAGCACTGTCAGGGTCGATTGGTTTCGGTTCTCGAAGGCGGCTATTCGCTGACAGCCCTGAGGGACTGTTCCGTGGCGCACGTAGGCGCAATGCTGGCGGATCTGACGGGAAACTAG